ACACCGACCGCCTCGTGGCACACGCCAACGTGCCGGATCTGATGCGCGCCAGTGCCGAAGACGGAGCAGCCGACGACAAGACGTACCCGACGGAGACATTCGAGGAGACGTGGTCCGAGACCCTCGGGGACGAGACGATTCGGCTTCGCTACCGCGGCCCAGCCCACACAGGGGGCGACGCAATCGTCGTCTTCGAGAACGCGAACATCGTCCACGTGGGCGACTTGGTCTTCAACCGGGCCTATCCCTTTATCGATGTCGGTGGGGGGGCAGACTCGCAGGGCTGGATTGACAGTCTCGAGACCATCCACGACGCCCTCGACGACGATACGATCGTCATTCACGGCCACGGCAACCCGGAATTTGGCGTCACCGGCGGGCGCGAGGACCTTCTGGTGATGCGCGACTTTCTCTCGGCGCTCAATGAGTACGTTACCCAGCAGCGCCAGGCCGGGGCGTCCCTGAACGAAATGAAGCAGACGGAGATGCTGGACGGTTTCGAGGCCTTCAACTTCGACTGGGCGTTGTCACTGGCCGACTGCATCGAGGCCGTCTACCGGGAGCAGACGGCGGGGTGACGAGCAGTACCGCCGAAAGAGGGACGTGCCGTTGACACGTAGCACGGCACTCGGGATCCGTCCGAGACTACCCGTCCGATACGGCACGCTCGACGGATGCCTCCAGGCGATCGTGCACCTGCCGATTCACCGTGCGGTCGGTCTGCACCTCGATGAGGGCCGCCCCTCCAGACCGACAGGCCTGAGCGTAGGCGCTGCGGAAGGCCGACGGGGAGTCCGGGCGATGATAGGGCAGACCGAACAGGGCCGCTGCGTGCTCGAAGTCCTGGCCGTGGGGCGTCGTAAAGTACGGATCAAACTCGTCGTGCTCGCGGATGGGCAGGAAATGAAAAATGCCCCCGCCATCGTTGTTGACAACGATCGCCACGACGGGCCGATCTTGAAGAAGGGCCAGCCCATTTAGGTCGTGCCAGAGGGCGAGGTCTCCAATCAGGAGCGTCACCGGACCGTCACGCCCTTCGGCGACCCCCGCCGCGGTCGCCACGGTCCCATCGATGCCACTTGCGCCCCGGTTGGCGTAGGCCGGTCCACCCGCCCCGACGGGGGCAGCGTGGCGGTTGAGGTCCCGCACCGGCATGCTGCTGGCCGCCACGAGCGCGTGCTCCGACGGCATCTCTTCCGTAAGAAGGGTGGCCACGAGCGGGTCGGTGAGCGTATCTGAATCCTGTATGTGGGCCTGCACAACGGCCCCGGCGCGCTCGCTCGCACTGGCCCATTCGTCGCGCCACGTCGTGCCCCTCACGCCACCCTCAAGCCGCGCAATCAGCGCGTCGGCCGCCGTGGGAACGGCCGCCTCCACGTGGTGCGTCACCCGGTGGTCCGGATCGATGCGGGTGGGAGCAGGGCGCACGACGGCCCAGACCTCCGGGGCGCTGTCACGGAGGAAGAGACGGAGCCGCTTCGACGCAAAACGCCCCCCGACCTGCAGGACGGCCGTCGGCGGATGGGACTCTCGGAAGGCCTCTGACGTCAGCACAAGGTCTCCGTACGGCACCCGTTCCGGCCCTTCCTTCCCACCCCGCCGGAGACGAGACGTAAGGTCGGGAACGAGCGGCCAGCCGAGGTGCGTGGCCAGCCGATGGCTCGCGTCGGCCGCCGCGGCCGAGTCGAGCCGCCCCGCCACCACGAGCCCGTACGCGGTGCCGCTCATCTTTTTGGCCAGCGCATCGACCTCGGGACCAGGCGGGGTGGGATTGGGAGTTGGGTAGTGCGTATACGGCTCGGTGTCCGTCGCCCACTCTTCAACGGCGGTCGGAACGGCGACCGACGCCTCCGTCTCCACTGGCTCCAGCGGCTTCCGAAACATACAGTTCAGATGCACTGGCCCTGGGGGCGCACGCAGGGTCCGGTGCAGGGCCTGGTCGGCCGTCGTTAAGACGTACGCAGGGTCAACCTCGTTAGACGGCGGGGGGACGTCGGCCTGCCACCGCACGTAGTCCCCGAAGATCTTCACCTGATCAATCGTCTGGTTGGCCCCCGTATCGCGTAGCTCCGGCGGGCGGTCGGCCGTGAGGAGAAGCATCGGCACGCCGTCAACCGAGGCCTCCACCGCGGCGGGCAGGCCATTCGCGACGGCGGTTCCGGACGTGGTGACCCAGGCGGCGGGTCTCTGCGTCGCGCGCCCCACGCCCAGCGCCGCAAATGCAGCCCCCCGTTCGTCCACGTGCAGCACCGATTCGGCCTCCGGGTGGCGCGCGATGGCAACCGTGAGTGGCGTAGAGCGGGATCCCGGCGCAACGAAGAAGGTGCCCACGCCACTCCGTACGAGTTCCTCCACGAGGAGCTGCGTCCACAGGTAGGTGGGATTGGGCGCGTCGAGGACGGACCAGGATTGATGGGCCACGGGGCCGCTCAGTTGGTCAGAAGGATTACCGGGAGGCCATCTGGGGATCGCTCACGCCCATGATGGCGGCAAAGTCGCCGATCTTCTGCTCGATCTCCTCCCACTCCCGGTCCGGTGCCGACCCCTCGACAATTCCCGCCCCCGAAAACAGGGCAATCTTCGTCTCTTCCACGAGTCCCGCCCGCAGCCCCACCGCGAACTCCGCGGCGTCGCGCCCCACCCACCCGACGGGCCCCGCATACCACCCCCGGTCGAACGGCTCTCGGGCACGAATCGCCGCCACGGCGTCGTCGGTCGGCACGCCGCCCACCGCCGGGGTGGGGTGAAGCGCCTCCAGCACGTCCGTCGTCCCCGCGTCGGGCCGGAGCCTACCGGTGATGCGGGCGTGGAGATGACGCCCACGCGCCAAGGCCAACTCCCCCCTCTTCTTCGGGACGCGGACCGTACTGCAGACTCGGTCCAGATCGTCCCGGATGGCGTCCCGAACGAACGCGTGCTCGCGACGCTCCTTCGGGCTCTGCAGGAGCTCGTCCCGGAGCCGAGCGTCCTCCGCCGTTGTCTCCCCCCGGGGCCGCGTGCCGGCCACCGCCTCACTGATAACGGTCCGGCCGTCCCGTCGAAACAGGCGCTCCGGGGAGGCCCCGACGAACGCCGCCCCGTTTGCCGGGCGCACCGCAAAGTGGTAGCATCCCGGCGTCGCGGGCTCCAGGTGACTCAGCACCAGGAGTGGGTCCATCGATGCACCGAGCGAAAGGGCCACACGACGGGCGAGCACAACCTTACTGAGGGCACCCTCCCCAATGGCATCAAGCGCCCAGCGCACCATTTCGGTCCACTCTTCGTGCTCCGGTACGTCCTGCCGCTGGTAGGGCCGGGGCAGGGCCGTGTGTTCGCTGGGGACAGGAAGGGCCACCGCGCTCAACGCGTCTATGATCTCGTCTACACGGTCGGCATCTCGGGGAAGCACCAGGGTGCAGACCAGGCGCAGCGCACCGTCCGCCTCCACCAGCTCAAACCGAGGTAGGACGAAGCGATACGTCCCAAACGGTGCCCAGCGACGATCGGGGTGATTCTGGGCCGTGGGCTGCCCGGCGTCGAACCGTACCCCCCCGTAGTACCGAACCCCGGGATCTGCCCCGTCTAGGCGCTTGTCCAGGACGCCACCAAGGGCCTCGTAGTCGACGGGGGCCGAACTGCTCGACACCACGTCCGCGGCGCCGCACGCGGCAACCGTGCGGTCTTCGTCTCGCCCCGACCAGTACAGGGCCTCGGCGGACGACCGGGCCCGCACCCAGTCAATGGGCCGCATGGGCCCCGGGACCGGCACGCCCACGCGAACCGTCCGGGCGGCGGACGACCGAGCCGCGTCGCGGATCCGGTCCGCCAGGGCCGCCCGAACGCCGTCGGCCCCGTCGATGTCACGAATGACGGTGGGATCGAGATCGAGCATGGGGTGTGCGTGAGAAAACGGGTCGCGGGTGAATGGGAACGAGGGGCATGGCCCCTTCGCCGTGTCCCTCGAAGCGTGGCGGGTGGGCTATGCAGGGACTGAGGCGCTGTCCCCCGGAAGGTGGGCCGTGCAGTTGAGTCGCTCGGCCCGCGCCCGTCCCTCCTCGTAGACCACGTGGTTGACGCAGGTGTTGGAATGATCGAGATCGGGCATGTGCTCCAGCCCGTACGCATCGAGGAGGGTCGCGAGCAGAACGCGCAGGTACCGGCCGTGCGTCACGACGAGGGCCGTCCCCCCAGCCTCTCGCGCAAGGATGTGCCGGAGCGCCCGGCGCGCCCGCCCCTGCACCTCCCGGATGGACTCGCCGCCCTCCGGGCCGCGGTCGTATGCCCCATCGCGCCAGGCCGATTTTAGGGCGTCGACCGACGCGTCCCGCTCTCGGGACGGAGCCTCTCCTTCGTAGACGCCCCAATCCATCTCGCCCAGGTCTCGCAGGTGCGTGCGAGAGAGCGGCTCGTGGTCCGCCGCGAGGATGTCGGCGGTCTGCGTGGCCCGCCGAAGTGTGCTGGCATACAGCGCATCGACGTCCGCCGACGCGAACCGGCGGGCCAGCGCTCGGGCCTGCTCGCGGCCGGTCGCGTTCAGCGTGCTGTCGATGCCACCGCCCTGCATGATGCCACGCCGGTTGTATTCGGTTTCGCCGTGTCGAACCAGGTAGAGGCTCGTCGGCGCATCCACAGGGACTGATCGAAAGCCGTTACTCATACAACAAACTACGAGGACGTGTAGGAAGAAGCCGGAATCCACCAACGCCTGGACGCTCGCCTACGGATCGTTCGCATCCGAGGCTTGGTGGTTGTTCAGGTTGTCGAGAATGTCTTTGGTGATGTCGTTCACCTGCGGCACGGACAGGCGGTGCTTGAGGGCCACCCGGACGATCAATCCCCGGAGCACCTGGTCGGCTACTGGCAGGGGATAGAGCGCTCGGCGCAACGGACGCACAATGTACCCGATCGCCCATTCCAGCACCCCCCACCGAAGGAGCACAAACCCCAGGAGGCCGGCCCCGAGTGCCCCGTACATCTCCGCGGCCGCAATGGCACTCATCGCCGCTACGTAGTAAAGAGCCTGCGCGAGCACATGGTCGAGCGTCGACACGGCCCGTACCGCCAGAAGGCTCGGGAGAGACGGGCTCAGCAGGGCCCACGCGAGAAACAATGCAAGCGCTCCTCCCACCGCCCACTCCAGGGGAAGCCCCCAGAGCATCAACGGCAGCGCCCAGACCGTTGCGGTCTGAGCAGAGTCGACCCAAGTGTCCGCCCAGCGGAGCAACTGCTCCAGTGACACATGGTCGAGCACCGTTCCGGCGTATTCTTCCACGTCCGTCTCCGTGACATGGTACCACCGTCCCCCTTCCGTGAGAAGACCATAGGGGGTGTCAATGTAAGGCGTGGAGGACCCCTCCATTCAGAGCGTAATGAGCCGGGATTTACGTTCTACGAAGCAATGGTGGGTTTTGCAACCGAAAAGACCGTACAGGGGCCGGGGGGTGCAGTTTCAACTCAAACTGAAAGTTGAAGGACTTTCCCGCCTGGCAGGACCGGTCCCGTCACGGACACCCAAGACGCACGAAGAATGAGGTGCCTATCCCCCCTCTGGTTGGAGGACGAGTTTGTCGCCCACCCGTATTCGAAACTGGGGCGCCTTCACACCCGCGGCCTGCAGGGCCGGCCGAAGCATTTTCTCCAGGGCGCGTGCAGTATTCACGCGCGGCTGCGTGGCGGAGGCTAGACGACGCTCCGCCTGCTCTCGGAAGGCGGCCGTCACGGTCCCCAACGCTTGCCTACGGACGGCCTCCGTCATGTCGGACGGCAGGACCCGCGTCCATCCACGCGCCTGAGACCGCACCTCCAATTGGCCAACGTCCGGCTCCACGCTGTGGACGGTGAGCGGCGGCAGGGCGACGCCCACCGGTCCCTTGTCTTCCACCGCAATCATCGATGCGTCGAGCGTTTGCACGTCGAAGCCGTACGATACCGTCCCAGGCACCCGAACCCGCGTCTCCGACCCGCCCTGCAGGAGCGGGAGAGCACTCGGCTGGGTCTGTCGCAGCAGGTACGTCAGCCACGAGGGCGTGAGGTACCGCGCCGAGTCCACCCGTACCGTCACCCGTATGTTCAGGGTGCCCGTGACAAGAAAAGAGGCCGGGGCTTCGTCCTGAATCGTCGTGAGGACGGTCTTCTGTACCGTCGCGTCCGACGGGCCGCGTTCCCAGAGCAGAACCCCCACCAGAAGGAGGCCCACAATCACACCGCCCCCAATGGCGGCGCGCATGGTTGCGGTCATAGTCGGTGACAGAAAATGCCGAGGAGACGTCGAGCAGGGAGGCACATCACAGCCCAAGCAGCACGAGAGCGACGCAGGCCAGCGCAAGGCCGATTCGATTTGGGCGCGAGAGCCGCTCCCCCCAAACGGTCACCCCAAGCAGGGCCGCAAAGACCATGATGGCAATGTTGTTTGCCGGGAAGACGAATGGCCCCGGAAGGACCTGGATGGCACGGAGCAGAAACTCGAGCGAAGCGTAGTTCGCGATGCCGAGCAGGATCCCCCACCCAACGGTCGGAAGCGTGGGCCACTCCCCATTCCGAAGCCCCTGACGCACGACGATGACGGCCCCCACGAGGAAGGCGACCCCGAACGCCAAGAGCAGAAACAACACGCGGCTGTTCTCGGCCCCAAAGCCTTCCTCGAACGTCTTCATCAGCACGTCGACGGCGCCCCCAAAGCAAAAGGTCAGGGCGAGAACCCCCGCGGCGAACCAGTCGATGCGGGAGAAGACCGAGCGCGGCGCGGCCGCCGTCTCGTCCGTGGGCGGCGTTCCGGCCGGAACGGGCTCGGGGGTCGACCGCCGGTGGGCCAGCAAGAAAAATGCTCCCATGGCCAGGACCATTCCAACACCCTGCGCCAGGGTCGGCACCTCCCCCCAAACTCCCCACGATGCCAGGAAAGGCACGACGACGGATACCCGCATGACCCCAACTGCAAGCGACATTCCCGCCACCTCCGTGGCCCACGCCAGCACGAAGAATCCCGCAATCAGCACGCCTCCCGTTCCTGCGCCGAGTGCCATCATCTCCCCGGAGAGTGTGAGTCCCTGGTCGACTTCCCGGCCCCCCAGGCGCTGAAGCCCCACCGCTACGGCCACGGCCGCGGCGTAATTCACGGTCAGGAGGGCCGTCCGGTCCAGCCGCTGCCGACCGGCATGTTTGAAGATCATGCCGATGGCGACACTGCTCGCCACGGCAAAGACCAGAAAGATCATCAGGCAGACTCAAGGCGTGCATTCAAGACTCACGGCTGTCCCCGAGACAGCGCGTTCCTCATTTTCCTCCTCGCCGTGCGCTAGCTTTCAGAGACAAAGGTGTAGTAGCGCAGCCGCGACGGAATGGGTTCCGAGTCACGGATGTATAGGTCGGAGGGGACGTGCACACGTGGCGTGACGTATCCGGTCGTGTCGGAGCGAATTTGGTCGTACGAGACGGTGGCGAAGAATCCCGGGGCACGACGCGCTTTGAACATGTCGCGAAACAGGACCCGATACCGAATCCGAATCGTGGAGGGCTGGAGCGACACGAGGTCTTGACCGGACGGGACACCGGTCACGTCCACCGCTACCTCTCGCTTTTCCGTTACAAACCGCCCCGCTCGCGCCGTCACCCGGACCGACTGTGGCTGCGCGTCCACGAGCCGGCGAAGCGTATCGGCCAGGGGGACCTCCACCTCGACGGTATCCTGGAGGTTCTCGATGGTGCGCGCCGTGGTCGGCCACGCGTTCGCCCCCTCAACTACTGACTCCGCCCCCTCTATTTCCACCGAGTCGGGCACAAGGTCCGGGTCGCCGATCAACTCATAGTCGGACGCGAGATCAACCTCCACACGACTTTGGACCGGCACCTTTCGGGTCCGACGAGGCTCCAAGGCCATGTCGAACGAGGCGGGCGTGACGGCATCGATTTGGAGCGATGTTCCCTGCGGCAGGGTCACCTCGTCGGCCACATCGACTCGACTCGTGGTGGCATTCACCTCTACGATGGGGGGATTGTAGAGCAGGCGGAGAAGCTCGAGCCCTCGGCCCTGCACCTGCACCTGCACGTGTGTCGGGGGCACCTCCGCAAGGGCCTGTCCCGCGGGGGTTTCCACGACCTCGACCGGCAGCCGGACGGTCTGTGTGCGCTGCTCCCCGAGGGTCAGCGACAGCCACAGGACGCAAGAGAGCAGGACGCACACCGTCAGGGCCATGCCGCGCTGCGGGTCTCCATCCCGTCGGGGCTCGTCGCCCGGAGAAAAGAGGGGACGCAGCCAATCCCAGAACACCGCGCCTTGGGAATCGGAGTTGGGGGCCACAAGGCTTAATCAATGTCTGTCTGGAGTGAAAAGCGACGGGTTCTCTCACGGCAGGGGCTCAACTTCGTTTCGCTTCGCTCCCACCGAGGATAATCAAGAGCATGTCGGGTTTCATCCTGCTTGCAGAGAGGGAGAGCGCACATTTGCGTGGGTCTCCCGGCGAGTTCTGAGCGCCTCCGTACCGGCCTTTGCCCCGTCGACCTGACGGCCGTCCATCTCCGGCATATTCTTCTGGGGAAGGCCGAATCTTTCTTGCCTGCAGGAGGCACCGGCCCGAGGCGCTCCCTCAGTCCTCGACCCACACAGTTTTGATGTTCACGAACTCACGAATCCCGTGGTGCGACAGCTCGCGGCCGTAGCCGCTGTCTTTAATGCCCCCGAACGGAACGCGAGGGTCGCTCTTCGTCATCTCGTTCACGAAGACACACCCGACCTCTAGGCTGCGGGCCATTTGCTCTCCCCTGTCGAGGTCCTGGGTGAAAATGCTTCCCCCGAGCCCGAACCGAGTGTCGTTGGCAAGGGCCACGGCGTGCTCGGCGTCGTCGGCCGCGATGATGGACGCCACGGGGCCAAAGATCTCTTCGTCGAAGGCCACTGTGCCGGGGGCCACGTCGGTGAGGACGGTCGGGGCGTAAAAGAACCCGTCGCGCTCGAGCGTGTGTCCTCCCGTGATAGCCACGGCCCCTTCTCCAATGGCCCGCTCCACCTGGTCGTGCACCGTGTCGCGCAGATCGCCGCGCGCCATCGGCCCGACGTCCGTCTCCTGGTCTTTTGGGACGCCGACAGTGAGGGCCTCCACATGCTCGACCAGCCGCTCTCGGAAGTCGTCGAGCACGGCCCGCTCCACGATGAAGCGTTTTGCGGCGATGCAGCTCTGACCATTGTTCTGCATGCGCGCCGTGCACCCCACGGAGGCGGCCGCCGCCAGGTCGGCGTCGGCACAGACGATGAACGGATCGGAGCCGCCAAGCTCCAGTACCGTCGGCTTGATCTGGGCCGCCGCCTGCTGGGCAACCGCCGCCCCGGCCGGCACGCTTCCGGTGAGTGTGGCGCCCCGGACGCGGTGATCTTCCAGAACGGTCCCGACAGTCTCTTCGTCGACGCGCAGCACCTGCAGCTCGTGATCCGCAAATCCGGCCTCCTGCAGCAGCTCCGCGATCGCCTCGGCGCACCCCGTTACGTTCGGCGCGTGCTTCAGCAGGACCACGTTGCCGGCCATGAGGGTGGGTGCGCTAAACCGAAACGCCTGCCAGAATGGGAAATTCCACGGCATGACGGCCAGAATGGGCCCGAGGGGCTCGTGGGAGACATAGCTTTTCTGCGCAGGTGTCTCCACCGCCCGGTCGGCCAAGAAGTCGGCGCCGTGCTCCGCGTAGTACCGACAGACCCACGCACACTTCTCGGCTTCGCCCTGCGCCTGCGTGAGGGGCTTTCCCATCTCCTCGGTCATGAGGGCCCCAAGCGCAGGGGCTTTGTCTTCGAGAAGGTCGGCGGCCCGCTCGAGCCGTGCGGCCCGCTCGTCGAACGAGCGGCGCCGGTTCACGTCGAAGGCCGATGCGGCTCGCTCGAGCCGGCGCTCGACCTCTTGGCCAGTGTGCACCGCGTACCGTTCGATCTCTTGTTCGGTCGTGGGATTTACAGAGACAAGTGGCATAGCCCGAGAGATGTGATGGGACAGGACGTGACACCGAATTCCACGACCGTTCATCGAGCGGTGGTCCGGCGGTCGTTCGTTTCTTCTTCGACAATTCCGGATCGTCTTCGTCGATTCAATAGATCCCAGCGAAGTCCCCTACGTAGGTGCACTCCTTTATCTCTCTCGCAATTCTTGTCCCAGCGGCGCATGAGTCAATCCCTTCCCCCCGGCGTACAGGTCAACGCAGCCGCAGTCGAACGGCTCGTGGGGGGGCCGGTCGACGATCTCTCTCACTACCGGCGGGCCCTCACTCACCGATCGTTGCTCCGCGTTCATCCGGAGCGCACGTTCGAGTCGAACGAGCGGCTTGAGTTTCTGGGGGACGCTCTCCTTGATGTGTTCGTGGGGGAGGTGCTCTACGAGCGCTTTCCGGAGAAGGACGAGGGCGCGCTCACCCGACTTCGGGCCCGACTCGTGAGCGAACGCCCCCTGGCCACCTACGCCCGTCATCTTGGCCTCGGCCCCCACCTTCTGATGAGCGAGAACGCGGCCGAAGGAAATGGGCGCGATAACCCCAGCATCCTTGCCGATGCGTTCGAGGCCTTTGTGGGGGCGATCTATCTGGACCTGGGATACGCGGCAGCGCGGGGGTTCGTGCAGGACCAGGTGCTCGCCCCCATTGACCTGCAGGACGTGGCGACCCGGGACGAAAACTACAAGAGCCAGTTGCTCGAGCACCTCCAGGCACGGGGGCGCCCTCAGCCTACCTATCACGTCGTCCAGGAGAAGGGCCCGAGCCACGACAAAACCTTTACGGTGGAGGTGCGAATCGGCGACACGGCCCACGAACAGGGAACCGCCGGCAGCAAGCAGGACGCCGAGCAACAGGCGGCCCGCCGGACGCTCAACGAAATCGCCGCGGATGCATCCGCATCGTAATTCCCTCGGGGTCGACCGCCCGAAGGGACTCACGACTCGCTTTCCGACAACACAACTTCGCCCTGATGCCCTCCCTCTCTTCTGAGCTCGACTTTGCCCTCGACCTGGCCCACATCGCCGAAGACGAAATCCTTCCCCGCTTCCGTACCGCCAGTGTCACCCACAAGCCGGACGGCACGGAGGTCACGGAGGCGGACCGTGAAGCCGAGCGGGTCATGCGTGAGCACTTGGCCGACGAGCGCCCCGACCACGCAGTCCTTGGGGAGGAGTTTGGCGAGAGCGGCCCCGATGATGCTCGGTACCAGTGGGTGCTCGACCCCGTGGACGGGACCGCCGGGTTTACGATTGGCGTACCCCTCTTCGGCACGCTGGTGGGGCTTCTGGAGAACGGCACGCCGGTCGCCGGAGTCATTCACTTTCCGGCGCTCGACGAAACCGTGTACGCCGCCCGGGGAGAAGGCTGCTGGTTTCGGACGGAGGAGGCCGAGCACGAAGTGACCACAGACTCGGTCGAGTCCCTCGATGCCGCCACCGTCACGACCACGGCCCTGCACAGCTCCGACGTCACGGCGGAGGCCGACCAGACGCCTTACCGCCTCACCGACCTGGTCCGGCAGGCCGGCAAGTTTCGGTTCGTCACGGACTGCATTCAGCACGCCCTTGTAGCCCGAGGGCGCACCCACGCGGCCGTGGACACGCTCATGAATCCATGGGACGTGGCCGCCCTCGTGCCCTGCGTGCGGGAGGCTGGCGGCGTTGCCCAACCGCTTGCCGCGGATGCAGACGACGTC
This is a stretch of genomic DNA from Salinibacter grassmerensis. It encodes these proteins:
- a CDS encoding MBL fold metallo-hydrolase is translated as MSSRRTFLRRCGLALAASPALSSLPTWLSSADGFESLRGGIGTFTQRGGTIGWIATDDGLAVVDTQSPNSAPDCWSGLRDRSQGPLSLVINTHHHGDHVGGNGVFAQHTDRLVAHANVPDLMRASAEDGAADDKTYPTETFEETWSETLGDETIRLRYRGPAHTGGDAIVVFENANIVHVGDLVFNRAYPFIDVGGGADSQGWIDSLETIHDALDDDTIVIHGHGNPEFGVTGGREDLLVMRDFLSALNEYVTQQRQAGASLNEMKQTEMLDGFEAFNFDWALSLADCIEAVYREQTAG
- the menD gene encoding 2-succinyl-5-enolpyruvyl-6-hydroxy-3-cyclohexene-1-carboxylic-acid synthase, which produces MAHQSWSVLDAPNPTYLWTQLLVEELVRSGVGTFFVAPGSRSTPLTVAIARHPEAESVLHVDERGAAFAALGVGRATQRPAAWVTTSGTAVANGLPAAVEASVDGVPMLLLTADRPPELRDTGANQTIDQVKIFGDYVRWQADVPPPSNEVDPAYVLTTADQALHRTLRAPPGPVHLNCMFRKPLEPVETEASVAVPTAVEEWATDTEPYTHYPTPNPTPPGPEVDALAKKMSGTAYGLVVAGRLDSAAAADASHRLATHLGWPLVPDLTSRLRRGGKEGPERVPYGDLVLTSEAFRESHPPTAVLQVGGRFASKRLRLFLRDSAPEVWAVVRPAPTRIDPDHRVTHHVEAAVPTAADALIARLEGGVRGTTWRDEWASASERAGAVVQAHIQDSDTLTDPLVATLLTEEMPSEHALVAASSMPVRDLNRHAAPVGAGGPAYANRGASGIDGTVATAAGVAEGRDGPVTLLIGDLALWHDLNGLALLQDRPVVAIVVNNDGGGIFHFLPIREHDEFDPYFTTPHGQDFEHAAALFGLPYHRPDSPSAFRSAYAQACRSGGAALIEVQTDRTVNRQVHDRLEASVERAVSDG
- a CDS encoding isochorismate synthase; amino-acid sequence: MLDLDPTVIRDIDGADGVRAALADRIRDAARSSAARTVRVGVPVPGPMRPIDWVRARSSAEALYWSGRDEDRTVAACGAADVVSSSSAPVDYEALGGVLDKRLDGADPGVRYYGGVRFDAGQPTAQNHPDRRWAPFGTYRFVLPRFELVEADGALRLVCTLVLPRDADRVDEIIDALSAVALPVPSEHTALPRPYQRQDVPEHEEWTEMVRWALDAIGEGALSKVVLARRVALSLGASMDPLLVLSHLEPATPGCYHFAVRPANGAAFVGASPERLFRRDGRTVISEAVAGTRPRGETTAEDARLRDELLQSPKERREHAFVRDAIRDDLDRVCSTVRVPKKRGELALARGRHLHARITGRLRPDAGTTDVLEALHPTPAVGGVPTDDAVAAIRAREPFDRGWYAGPVGWVGRDAAEFAVGLRAGLVEETKIALFSGAGIVEGSAPDREWEEIEQKIGDFAAIMGVSDPQMASR
- a CDS encoding histidine phosphatase family protein: MSNGFRSVPVDAPTSLYLVRHGETEYNRRGIMQGGGIDSTLNATGREQARALARRFASADVDALYASTLRRATQTADILAADHEPLSRTHLRDLGEMDWGVYEGEAPSRERDASVDALKSAWRDGAYDRGPEGGESIREVQGRARRALRHILAREAGGTALVVTHGRYLRVLLATLLDAYGLEHMPDLDHSNTCVNHVVYEEGRARAERLNCTAHLPGDSASVPA
- a CDS encoding DUF4230 domain-containing protein, with product MTATMRAAIGGGVIVGLLLVGVLLWERGPSDATVQKTVLTTIQDEAPASFLVTGTLNIRVTVRVDSARYLTPSWLTYLLRQTQPSALPLLQGGSETRVRVPGTVSYGFDVQTLDASMIAVEDKGPVGVALPPLTVHSVEPDVGQLEVRSQARGWTRVLPSDMTEAVRRQALGTVTAAFREQAERRLASATQPRVNTARALEKMLRPALQAAGVKAPQFRIRVGDKLVLQPEGG
- a CDS encoding YbbR-like domain-containing protein, with the protein product MAPNSDSQGAVFWDWLRPLFSPGDEPRRDGDPQRGMALTVCVLLSCVLWLSLTLGEQRTQTVRLPVEVVETPAGQALAEVPPTHVQVQVQGRGLELLRLLYNPPIVEVNATTSRVDVADEVTLPQGTSLQIDAVTPASFDMALEPRRTRKVPVQSRVEVDLASDYELIGDPDLVPDSVEIEGAESVVEGANAWPTTARTIENLQDTVEVEVPLADTLRRLVDAQPQSVRVTARAGRFVTEKREVAVDVTGVPSGQDLVSLQPSTIRIRYRVLFRDMFKARRAPGFFATVSYDQIRSDTTGYVTPRVHVPSDLYIRDSEPIPSRLRYYTFVSES
- a CDS encoding NAD-dependent succinate-semialdehyde dehydrogenase, whose protein sequence is MPLVSVNPTTEQEIERYAVHTGQEVERRLERAASAFDVNRRRSFDERAARLERAADLLEDKAPALGALMTEEMGKPLTQAQGEAEKCAWVCRYYAEHGADFLADRAVETPAQKSYVSHEPLGPILAVMPWNFPFWQAFRFSAPTLMAGNVVLLKHAPNVTGCAEAIAELLQEAGFADHELQVLRVDEETVGTVLEDHRVRGATLTGSVPAGAAVAQQAAAQIKPTVLELGGSDPFIVCADADLAAAASVGCTARMQNNGQSCIAAKRFIVERAVLDDFRERLVEHVEALTVGVPKDQETDVGPMARGDLRDTVHDQVERAIGEGAVAITGGHTLERDGFFYAPTVLTDVAPGTVAFDEEIFGPVASIIAADDAEHAVALANDTRFGLGGSIFTQDLDRGEQMARSLEVGCVFVNEMTKSDPRVPFGGIKDSGYGRELSHHGIREFVNIKTVWVED
- the rnc gene encoding ribonuclease III; this encodes MSQSLPPGVQVNAAAVERLVGGPVDDLSHYRRALTHRSLLRVHPERTFESNERLEFLGDALLDVFVGEVLYERFPEKDEGALTRLRARLVSERPLATYARHLGLGPHLLMSENAAEGNGRDNPSILADAFEAFVGAIYLDLGYAAARGFVQDQVLAPIDLQDVATRDENYKSQLLEHLQARGRPQPTYHVVQEKGPSHDKTFTVEVRIGDTAHEQGTAGSKQDAEQQAARRTLNEIAADASAS
- a CDS encoding inositol monophosphatase family protein — protein: MPSLSSELDFALDLAHIAEDEILPRFRTASVTHKPDGTEVTEADREAERVMREHLADERPDHAVLGEEFGESGPDDARYQWVLDPVDGTAGFTIGVPLFGTLVGLLENGTPVAGVIHFPALDETVYAARGEGCWFRTEEAEHEVTTDSVESLDAATVTTTALHSSDVTAEADQTPYRLTDLVRQAGKFRFVTDCIQHALVARGRTHAAVDTLMNPWDVAALVPCVREAGGVAQPLAADADDVVFGGSLVTAGSESLLHEVRRLLRPSADGAGCPN